The Gemmatimonadaceae bacterium genome segment AGGCGAGTGAGAACGCGATGTTGCGCCGCACGATGCGCATGGTGCGCCGCGCGCCGTCGACAAGCTCGACGATCGGTCCAAGCCCCGGGCGCGCCAGCCATGCATCCGCTGTGGCAAGCGCTGCTTCGGCGCCGCCATGTACGGCGATGCCCACGGAGGCCGTCGCGATGGCCGCCGCATCGTTGACGCCGTCGCCGATCATGACCACGGTGCTCCGATCGCCGTCTCGTCGCAGCCGCTCGACGTGCGCCTGCTTGGCCTCCGGCGTTGCTTGCGACGTGACCGCCGTCGACGCGATGCCGACGCGATCGGCAACGTGCGCGCACACCGCCGCCGCATCGCCGGAGAGCATGACCGATGTCCAGCCTCGCTCGGCAAGGGCGCGGATCGCCGCCGCCGAGTCCCGGCGCACGGGATCTCCAAAGCCGGCGACCGCCGCGAGTCGGCCATCGACCGCGATCCATACCGGCGTGAGGTCGATGGGGAGTGCTGCCTCCAGCGGCGAGGCACCGGTCATTTGTGAACGAACAAACGATGGGGAGCCAACGACCACGTCGCGCGCGGCCACACGCCCGCGGATGCCGTTGCCGAGCATGTGGGTGGTCGCGTCGATGCTCGGTACCGCCAGCTTTGGCCAGGCCTGGCGAAAGCCCTCGGCGACCGGATGGAGCGAGCCGGCTTCGAGGGCGAGCACGAGGGGGCGCACATCATCATCGCCGTGCCAGGCCACGAGTGCGCTCGCCCCCTCGGTGATCGTGCCCGTCTTGTCGAGGACGATGGTGCCGTGGCCCGCAAGTTCCTGCAAGGCATCCCCACCACGTACAAAGATGCCGAGTCTGGCCGCGCGGCCCAGAGCGACGGTGACCGAGAGCGGCGTCGCCATCGCCAGCGCGCAGGGGCACGTGACGATGAGCAGCGCGATCGCGTGATCGAGGGCAGCGTCCGGGTCGCGCGGCAGCCAGACGGCCCACGTCACCACCCCGAGCAGCAGCACGGTCGCGACGAACCATCCGGACAACCGATTGGCGAGCAGGACCACGGGTGCGCGGCGTTGCGCGCTCTCCTCCACCTGGCGGAGCAGGCGAGCCACGCGCGTGGCTTCTCCAGCGCTGGTGACGCGCACCCGGAGCGGCGCACTGACGTTGAGCGTCCCGGCGTGTACCGCGTCGCCCGGCCCGACGGACACCGGTCGCGATTCGCCGGTGAGCCACGCGACGTTTACTGCGCTCGTTCCGTCGTCCACCACGCCATCGGCGGCGAGCGTATCGCCGGCGCGCACCACCATCACCATGCCGGGCAGGAGCGCCGCGGCGGGTGCCTCCTGCACCGTGCCGTTGGCGTCTTCGATGAGGCACCCGTTGGGCGTCAACGAATGCAGCAGCTCCGAGGCATCCGTCGCGGCGCGTTGCCATCGTTGCTGCAGGAAACGCCCGACGAGCAGGAGAAAAATCAGGAGGGCGATGCCGTCGAGATAGATCGGTCCGCGATCGGTGACCGTGTTGGCGACGCCGCGCGCAAACCCGACCGCAAGGGCGATAGCGATGGGAAGGTCGAGGTGCAGCGTGCGTGTGCGCACGGCAGCCCAGGCCCCGCGAAAGAAGACGCGACCGGGCCCGACGATCGCGGGGATGACGAGCAGCAGCGAGAGCCAGCGGAAGAACTGCTCGAACTCGCGCTCGAGTCCGGAGCCGAACCAGCCCGCATACATGGCGAGCGCCGCCAGCATCACGTTGATCGCGATCGCGCCCGCGACGCCTATCCGTACCAGTGCGGCCCTGTCCTCGCGTCGACGCACCTCCTCGCGCGCGTTGCCGTGGTGCGGATGCGGAGGATATCCGAGCGAGGCCAGCGTGCGCGCGACCGCGGAGAGTCGCACGGCGGTCGCGTCCCACTCGATGGTCACGATCGAGCGTCGGGCATCGAGCTCGGCGCGCACGAGGCCCGGCAATGCGACGGGCACGCGCTCGACGAGCCACACGCAGGAGGCGCAGTGCACGCCTTCGAGCACGAGCGTGACGCGCGCCAGCCCGCCCGTGATCGCCCGCACGTGAAGTTGGTGGAACGCGGGATGGTCGAACTCGTCGTAGGAACGCGTCGTGGCGGCCACGGCGATCGCCCGCCGTTCGGGAAGGTCGTAGTACCGATCCAGCCCGTGTGTGTGAAGGATCTCCCAGGCTGTGCGGCAGCCAGCGCAGCAGAACTGTTCCGTCGCAGCTGGACGTACCTCGCCAGCGGCAACCACGAGGCCGCAGTGCGTGCAGGCGACCTCACGCGAGGCGCGCGCTTCAGCGTGCGTGGTGAGCACTGGTGGCCGTGGAAGCGTGCGACACCATTGGCGTGAGGCGGCCGGCGATCGAAAGTGCGCCGATGACGATCACGGCTACGGCCGTCACGAGAGGGAGCCGCGTGCGGAAGCGGCCCGTGAGACGCTGCAGGCCAGCGCCGACCGCCAGCATGGCGGGGACCGTTCCCGCCCAGAATGCGATCATGACGCCAAGCGCCCCGGCAACGCTCCCCGTGCCGCCTGCGGTCGCCACGAAAGCATAGAGCCAGCCGCAGGGAAGCAATGTCGAGAGGAGTCCGATCGTGCCAGCGCGCGCGACGGGCGAGGCGTGGCGAGTGCGTGCGAGCGCCGGGCCCATCCAGCGGGAGGCAAACGACACACTGCCGGCGCCGACTCGCACCCCGTGCGCTCTGAGCACCAGTGACACGCCCCACGTGACGAGGAGTACCCCGGAAACAATGGCGGCCAATCGGCTCACACCCAGCATGGCGCCCGCGCCGTCCACGGTCGACCCGGCGAGCCCGGCGATTGCACCGAGGCCCACGTAGGAGACGAGTCGGCCGCCGTTGTAGGCCAGATGGGCCGCAGCGCCGCGGCGCTCACCGGCGTACAGGCACACGAACCCGCCGCACATCGCGGCGCAGTGCATCGAGCCAAGAAGGCTCGCGCCCAGCACCGAGAGGGTCAGCGCGAGTGTCACGGGGACGCCGGCGCCGCGGCGGGCGGCCGCGACACGGTAAGGCGCAACGTTTCCGTGAACCGCTGCGCACCGGCCTCCGCCGAAATGCGCACCTCCCATTCGCCCGGTCGGTCGGCGTCGATCGCCGCCGAATACTCACCCGGCGCCCGCGCGCCGAGTGCGACCTCCAGGCGTCGGGACGCGCGCGCGTTGTGCATCGCCTCCACGCGAACGCTGGCGCCGGCGATCATGCTGCCGACCCGATCCCGCAGCGTGACCGCGATGCGACCGGGCGCCCCGGGTTGGGCGAGTTCGAGGCGAGCCTGTGCACTCCAACCGAGCGCCGCGTTCGCGCGGGCCTGCGCCATGTGCGCGTCCCAGGTGACTGCCTTTCTATAGTAGTCGGGTTCGACGGCGAAGGCGGGATCGCTCCCGGCCACGGCCATCATCCACACATTGCCGGCCACCGTGAGCCCCAGCACGGTGGCGATGCCAGCCGGCCAGCCGTAGCGGGCCAGCGCGCTGCGCGTCGGTTGTGCTGCCGCGGACGCCTGGCGAGTGGTCATGGGGCTCCGTGTGTTGAGCTGGGGCCAGCGGGCGGCGTCCGGCTCGTGGCGCCGGTCGGGCCGAGGAGCTGGTAGGGGAACTCTTCGTCGAAGCCCGCGCCGTCGTCGACGCGGAGCCTGATTTCGTGCTGGCCCGCGGTGAATGCCGACTTGGGGAGGATCACGAAGAGGCTGAGTGTCTCCGTGGCGTTGTGCGCCACAGGGAACGGGTTGACCGGAATGATCACCTGGCCTCCGTCCGCGCCGATGATGGCGAGGCGATAGTTCCGCGCCTCGCCGGAGCGATTCGCGATGCGCACGCGCACCTGGTTGGAGATGGCGCCATCGGCATCCTCCCTGAAGGGTTGATCGAGGGCGCGGAGCAGCGTGACATCGGCGGTGGACTTGATGCTCAACTGCCAGGCAAAAATGCCCAGCAGCACGATGAGGCCCGCCGGGTAGAGAATGGTCCGGGCACGCAGCAGGTGCTGCGGTGCTCCCTCGAGCGCCTCACGCGAAGTGTAGCGGATGAGGCCCCGCGGGGTTCCGACCTGGTCCATGATGGCATCGCAGGCATCGATGCACTGCGTGCAGTGGATGCATTCCATCTGCAGACCATCGCGAATGTCGATGCCGGTGGGGCAGGTCTGCACACACGCCGAGCAATCGATGCAGTCGCCGGCGCCGGTGCGGTCGCGTCCCTTCTGCCGCGGCTCGCCCCGGCCCGGATCGTAGGCGACAATGACTGACGCGCGGTCGAGCAGGACGGACTGCCAGCGGCCGTACGGACACGCGATGGTGCAGGTCTGCTCGCGAAAGTAGGCGAAATCGAGGAACACGAGGATCGTCGTGACCGCCATGATGGCGAACGACGTCGGCTGTTCCACCGGCGACTGCGTGACCCAGACCTTGAGCTGGTCGACGCCGACGAAGTAGGCGAGGAACGTGTTGGCGAGGATCACGGCGAGCGCCGCGTAGACCGCGTACTTGAGCACGCGCCGGGGGTGCAGGTGCCCCTTGCCGCGGTCGATACCCAGGGAACCGGCGCGGCCACCCTCGAACCAGCGTTCGAGCGGTCGAAACAGGTACTCCATCCACACCGTCTGCGGGCACCCCCAGCCGCACCACACGCGACCGAACAACGCGGTGAACGACACGACCAGGAGGACGACGATGCCGAGAAAGATCATGAACAGCAGCGTGTCCGTCGGCAGGAACGTGTAGCCGAACAGCGTGAACTCGCGTCGCGGAGCGTCCAGCAGGATCAGCGGCTTGCCCCTTAGCTGGATGTGCGGGATCGCCAGGTAGAGCAGCATGAGCGCGTACGCCACGACGCGACGACGCGAGTTCCAGACGCCAGCGGACGGCTTGGGGCGAATCCAGCGGCGTGATCCGTCCTCGTTCATGGTCGGGAGAACCCGACCTCTGACCTTTGGGGGACTCGACATGTCCGGCTACGCTCGCGACATCACGGGACGACGGTGCCCTCGGCGGCCTTGCCGCCCGGCGCGTTGGTGCCCGCGATGGATGCGACATACGCCGTGACCACATCAACCTGGTCAGGCTTGAGGAGCTTACCCCAGTTGGGCATTCCCTTGGCCAGCACGCCGTCGTTTATGGTCTTGTGGATCTCGGCGAGGGAACTGCCGTGGATCCAGGCCTTGTCGGTCAGGTTGGGGCCGATGAGGCCTCCGCCGTCGGCCTTGTGGCACGAGGCGCAGTTGGTGACAAACACTTCCTTGCCTTTCGCCAGCGCCGTGGCGTCACCGGCCAGGGCGGCGAGGTCGGCCGATGACGACGCCGCCGGTTCGGGATGCGCCGCGCGGGCCGCCGCCACCTCGGCGTCGTACTGCGCGATGCGTCCGGGGCCGATCCCCACCCCGATGTTGAACCAGTACAGGACGGAGAACACCATGGTGGCGTAAAACAGGTAGACCCACCACCGCGGCAGCGGGTTGTCGTACTCCTGGATGCCGTCGTAGGAGTGCTCGATGAGGCGATCGGTGGAGTCGGAGGGCGATTTGTCCATGGGTCAGGTCTCGGAGTCGTCGTGCGGCGCGCGTGGGGTCTGCGGCTGGTCGTCGTCGAGCGGCATGCGGGCGGCGTGTCGGTACGTCTCGTGGTTTCGGCGCGAAAAGATGCGCCACACGATGAGTCCGAACGCGAGCATGAAGGCGACGAGCGCGACCTGGGCATAGGCATCGAGCTGTGCGCCGCTCATGACGTCGGTCAGGCTCACGGCTGCCCTCCCGTCGAGGCGGTGGCGCTACCGGTGGGCGTCTGGATGTCACGCCCGAGCCGCTGCATGTACGCGATGAGCGCCACGATCTCGCGGGACTCGAGCCCCGCGCGACCACCGGTGGACGCGAGATCGGCGGCGATGGTCCGCGCCTGTGCGCGCGCGAGGTCGGGCGCGCTGTTCACGGCGTCGCCGTAGGGCACGCCGAGCATCGTCATCACGTCGACGCGTTTCTGGATGCCGTCGAAGTCGAGGTCGCTCGTGGCCAGGTGCGGATACGACGGCATGATCGAGCGCGGGTTGATCTCCCGCGGATTCTCGAAGTGGCGCAAGTGCCAGAGGTTGCTCTTGAGTCCGCCCTCGCGCGCGAGGTCCGGCCCGATGCGCCGCGAGCCGAAGAGGAACGGATGGTCGTACACGGATTCGCCCGGCTTGGAGTATTCCCCGTAGCGCTCGGTCTCGAAGCGCAACGGGCGGATCATCTGTGAATGGCAGTTGACGCAGCCTTCACGGATGTAGATGTCCCGTCCGGCCAGCTCGAGCGGCGTGTACGGTTTGACCGACGCGATCGTGGGCACGTTCGACTTGATGAGGAACGTGGGGAGCATCTCGGAAAGCGACGCGACCAGCACCGCGATCGTCGTGAGCACGGTGAAGAGAACAGGCATGCGCTCCCACTTGCGGTGGAACGTCAGGTTCACGAAGCGCGCCCAGGCCGACGCGGGCACGTCTGCTCCCTCCCGGATCGGTTCTTCGACGTACACGGGCGCGAGCGCCGGTGCCTGGATCTCCGGCACGACGTAAGCGGCGGGACGTGTCTTCCACGTCCTGAAGATGTTCCAGGCAAACATCACGACACCGACCAGGTACAGCGTCCCGCCGAGCACGCGAACCCAGTACATCGGAATGAGGCGCGCGACGGTCTCCACGAAGTCCGGGTAGCTCAGGCGCCCTGTCTCGTCGAACGCGCGCCACATGAGGCCCTGCGTGACGCCCGCGCTGTAGATGGCCACCACATACAGCAGCACGCCGACCGTGGCGACCCAGAAATGCGCCTCGGCGAGTCGCTTGCTGTAGAGCTGCGTCTGGAACAGGCGCGGCGCGAGCCAGTAGATCATCGCAAACGTCATGAAGCCGTTCCACGTGAGCGCACCGGAGTGCACGTGGGCGATGGTCCAGTCCGTGTAGTGCGAGAGGGCGTTGACGCTCTTGACGGAAAGCATCGGGCCCTCGAAGGTGGCCATCCCATATCCCGTGAGTGCGATGACCATGAACTTGAGGATCGGGTCGTCGACGACCTTGTGCCAGCCACCGCGCAGGGTGAGGAGGCCGTTGATCATGCCGCCCCAGGACGGCGCCCACAGCATGACGGAGAAGAGCATGCCGAGCGTCGAGGCCCACTCCGGCAGCGACGTGTAGTGCAGGTGGTGCGGGCCGGCCCAGATGTACATGAACACCAGGGTCCAGAAGTGCAGGATCGACAGCCGGTAGCTGAACACCGGTCCGCCGGCCGTCTTCGGCATAAAGTAGTACATCAGTCCGAGGAACGGTGTGGTGAGGAAGAAGGCCACGGCGTTGTGCCCGTACCACCACTGCATGAACGCGTCCTGCACCCCGGCATAGATGCTGTAGCTCTTGAACAGGCCG includes the following:
- a CDS encoding heavy metal translocating P-type ATPase, with the protein product MLTTHAEARASREVACTHCGLVVAAGEVRPAATEQFCCAGCRTAWEILHTHGLDRYYDLPERRAIAVAATTRSYDEFDHPAFHQLHVRAITGGLARVTLVLEGVHCASCVWLVERVPVALPGLVRAELDARRSIVTIEWDATAVRLSAVARTLASLGYPPHPHHGNAREEVRRREDRAALVRIGVAGAIAINVMLAALAMYAGWFGSGLEREFEQFFRWLSLLLVIPAIVGPGRVFFRGAWAAVRTRTLHLDLPIAIALAVGFARGVANTVTDRGPIYLDGIALLIFLLLVGRFLQQRWQRAATDASELLHSLTPNGCLIEDANGTVQEAPAAALLPGMVMVVRAGDTLAADGVVDDGTSAVNVAWLTGESRPVSVGPGDAVHAGTLNVSAPLRVRVTSAGEATRVARLLRQVEESAQRRAPVVLLANRLSGWFVATVLLLGVVTWAVWLPRDPDAALDHAIALLIVTCPCALAMATPLSVTVALGRAARLGIFVRGGDALQELAGHGTIVLDKTGTITEGASALVAWHGDDDVRPLVLALEAGSLHPVAEGFRQAWPKLAVPSIDATTHMLGNGIRGRVAARDVVVGSPSFVRSQMTGASPLEAALPIDLTPVWIAVDGRLAAVAGFGDPVRRDSAAAIRALAERGWTSVMLSGDAAAVCAHVADRVGIASTAVTSQATPEAKQAHVERLRRDGDRSTVVMIGDGVNDAAAIATASVGIAVHGGAEAALATADAWLARPGLGPIVELVDGARRTMRIVRRNIAFSLAYNAVGVGLAMTGTISPVVAAVMMPLSSLTVVAGAWYGRSFPQRPVRTDATPRERRFAV
- a CDS encoding sulfite exporter TauE/SafE family protein is translated as MTLALTLSVLGASLLGSMHCAAMCGGFVCLYAGERRGAAAHLAYNGGRLVSYVGLGAIAGLAGSTVDGAGAMLGVSRLAAIVSGVLLVTWGVSLVLRAHGVRVGAGSVSFASRWMGPALARTRHASPVARAGTIGLLSTLLPCGWLYAFVATAGGTGSVAGALGVMIAFWAGTVPAMLAVGAGLQRLTGRFRTRLPLVTAVAVIVIGALSIAGRLTPMVSHASTATSAHHAR
- a CDS encoding FixH family protein, with amino-acid sequence MTTRQASAAAQPTRSALARYGWPAGIATVLGLTVAGNVWMMAVAGSDPAFAVEPDYYRKAVTWDAHMAQARANAALGWSAQARLELAQPGAPGRIAVTLRDRVGSMIAGASVRVEAMHNARASRRLEVALGARAPGEYSAAIDADRPGEWEVRISAEAGAQRFTETLRLTVSRPPAAAPASP
- the ccoG gene encoding cytochrome c oxidase accessory protein CcoG, whose protein sequence is MNEDGSRRWIRPKPSAGVWNSRRRVVAYALMLLYLAIPHIQLRGKPLILLDAPRREFTLFGYTFLPTDTLLFMIFLGIVVLLVVSFTALFGRVWCGWGCPQTVWMEYLFRPLERWFEGGRAGSLGIDRGKGHLHPRRVLKYAVYAALAVILANTFLAYFVGVDQLKVWVTQSPVEQPTSFAIMAVTTILVFLDFAYFREQTCTIACPYGRWQSVLLDRASVIVAYDPGRGEPRQKGRDRTGAGDCIDCSACVQTCPTGIDIRDGLQMECIHCTQCIDACDAIMDQVGTPRGLIRYTSREALEGAPQHLLRARTILYPAGLIVLLGIFAWQLSIKSTADVTLLRALDQPFREDADGAISNQVRVRIANRSGEARNYRLAIIGADGGQVIIPVNPFPVAHNATETLSLFVILPKSAFTAGQHEIRLRVDDGAGFDEEFPYQLLGPTGATSRTPPAGPSSTHGAP
- a CDS encoding c-type cytochrome; amino-acid sequence: MDKSPSDSTDRLIEHSYDGIQEYDNPLPRWWVYLFYATMVFSVLYWFNIGVGIGPGRIAQYDAEVAAARAAHPEPAASSSADLAALAGDATALAKGKEVFVTNCASCHKADGGGLIGPNLTDKAWIHGSSLAEIHKTINDGVLAKGMPNWGKLLKPDQVDVVTAYVASIAGTNAPGGKAAEGTVVP
- a CDS encoding cbb3-type cytochrome c oxidase subunit 3; translated protein: MSLTDVMSGAQLDAYAQVALVAFMLAFGLIVWRIFSRRNHETYRHAARMPLDDDQPQTPRAPHDDSET
- the ccoN gene encoding cytochrome-c oxidase, cbb3-type subunit I, giving the protein MGDAHPVPASTRLETFSYDDDIVRKFLFVTILWGFVGMLVGLLIAIQLAWPALNIAPYLTFGRLRPLHTNAVVFAFVGNAMFTGIYYSTQRLLKARMYSDGLSKAHFWGWQLIIIAAAITLPLGFTQTKEYAELEWPIDIMITVVWVIFAVNFVGTLIRRRERHIYVALWFYIGSIVTVAILHIFNNLVIPAGLFKSYSIYAGVQDAFMQWWYGHNAVAFFLTTPFLGLMYYFMPKTAGGPVFSYRLSILHFWTLVFMYIWAGPHHLHYTSLPEWASTLGMLFSVMLWAPSWGGMINGLLTLRGGWHKVVDDPILKFMVIALTGYGMATFEGPMLSVKSVNALSHYTDWTIAHVHSGALTWNGFMTFAMIYWLAPRLFQTQLYSKRLAEAHFWVATVGVLLYVVAIYSAGVTQGLMWRAFDETGRLSYPDFVETVARLIPMYWVRVLGGTLYLVGVVMFAWNIFRTWKTRPAAYVVPEIQAPALAPVYVEEPIREGADVPASAWARFVNLTFHRKWERMPVLFTVLTTIAVLVASLSEMLPTFLIKSNVPTIASVKPYTPLELAGRDIYIREGCVNCHSQMIRPLRFETERYGEYSKPGESVYDHPFLFGSRRIGPDLAREGGLKSNLWHLRHFENPREINPRSIMPSYPHLATSDLDFDGIQKRVDVMTMLGVPYGDAVNSAPDLARAQARTIAADLASTGGRAGLESREIVALIAYMQRLGRDIQTPTGSATASTGGQP